In Trichoderma breve strain T069 chromosome 4, whole genome shotgun sequence, the following proteins share a genomic window:
- a CDS encoding beige/BEACH domain-containing protein, which produces MATLPTRYRSSTSASATASPNPKYIQVLQTLLDDLGHQQTSRNDDGYPEIPKLVKGLRNVAQLIASTPTASNQDAFRHAGGFECILDVLRSFAGYHDPRKRNQAEMMSLFKLLGAFLSVLSAAFRDHSGNKRFFRYRVAGGGWEALEQIIASIGLGGAEPDAWVSCHVFGKLLAFSLDDEALDLLCQSTAKALRADVETETSGGDTPENDAEDAADEQWDLVLARSVGNIGPKLLRAVVSFWRAIPRSENSPPSPSSLIVVETILSAASVSIYNLAAIHSTGVLSQFLEAAFSPESNLTRAEHETVLDLCRLLMHLGVNQPADVQFLLSAPGPEAANFFLEMTSKYTGPPFFQFDLSLHGHSSLELPTLGRPFPPQSTAGYTFAAWIRVDSFDPTAHTTVFGVFDSSQTCFVLMYLERDTHNFILQTSVFSNKPSVRFKSVTFREKKWYHVAVVHRRPKTMSASKASLYVNGEFAEQIRCNYPHNKYNPVQAFLGTPRDLSNQSGSGLVFSRWSLASAYLFEDVLSDDYIAVHHALGPRYQGNFQDTLGGFQTYEASAMLGLRNEIVHSGKDENSDILRAVRDKASSLLPEAKILLGILPSATFPENVQYIDTGVLRALPRASTRNLFRMSSKEASPLAINCAVPSLTDALFRPQGIASFRGTPIVAVPSYFDENLWRLAGFTPLALKLLEKATTVEETIHAIEIMFHCIRRNWRNSEAMERDNGYSILGMLLPSQEERESLAFRILSLILGFVGYNHAEPIESFIINPLAYRILLIDLDIWRKSGPRVQELYYKQFVTFAVNSKHHDFNSRRLIRMRIVKRLLDAMKGEAISEEVVPQFMGAFEALVRSNLSQEVMRSLSLFITYAFHLPASAGSRTPRLFLNTSRSSTPGPFKRGAADGGDGNGLSYGTRSVSKKQLGTKVLSLYSRILCEKGNFNNIKKFAKTVTNKWLLYLLADDDSETVVHGCKILARLLVVHGSAYTSKFAGKSGGFTIMASRLKRFWDVPPLWTICFCILFGQDVADVNFDSRADFHTLAEKFDKRKVVYPESLVIITSMLQHGLKDVMKYQEDPDSPATNLSPSHALSRPTSAYDSRPRASSDLVRGVEPRLILSRESVGAHAGFLKNAIQVLRNLHERSSEFRDFALSSEWIRLLLAALYPVIVSADAVTPDVELNSRDSALTFEGSDVIIRPMGGSSMPAPIVRTTNIDLVPSPQSTPPKGTPLRRASSFVLLTAQKTASEAKLAIPVTKPLPQQQKIIGGSSAGDAIVDGITDLVMHVFMDQIFVRKEFSGFGLFTKMPPGFQEHQAYFESYILKRAIAEVTHVIQTRREGICEPRILTNLGRLCTHLCEAIFEGWFLNGAEAMIDFNGMLLEFLQRPEIAGLKSVRLCSPAISTIRSCLLRTILLKLSDLDSRETSEAEAKEFMNKLAYWQMSILGCLGADDEYLKLFWYQLYTKLIDDKASIRGAAANFLRIILVQKPEESIALIRSSSAPEQRQIVRDFEKLTEIDDESFVLWVDKHRPALDMLFFGGMSKTWEDFVSAENHRTFESAKSRLTKRKDKLKTWNIEVVGADRILLNHEIGNSAWMKSIYNAEYFKYQRLMQDQQDDLAFLTAGYRKMERDLQRPGAVFSISTAPKWKLDRTEGRNRMRLRLLPDYPVGEDRYQPKAKGSLPSTSASSATTPTTTSGATLSAVPVSRDPDGVNDNDSASLTMEPEPVSDNPEPGLTAEDDFELVDDPNEPNEGDENFEDKNRKVMRRLEHGDQVQAAYNISRVTGLECANGDIVNVWQAPPEERDPFTQIVTGAKTLEKRQSAGGREQESRHWKWQDVISVSKRRFLFRDVAIEIFFTDGRSYLLTTISTGLRDGLFAKMSSKAPHTSAAHALPNPEDAWRFDMLKGFEDSPQGLGSRLGTLFNASPWTSIMKRWQRGEISNFHYLMVVNTMAGRTFNDLTQYPVFPWILADYTSEDLDLEDPKVFRDLSKPMGAQTVNRIQGFIDTYSALEEIGQTPFHYGTHYSSAMIVSSYLIRLPPFVQSYLLVQGDSFDHADRLFQSIGDAWTSASCNNKTDVRELIPEFFCLPEFLTNINGYDFGRRQSNGVQVNNVELPPWAKGDPKIFIAKHREALESPYVSESLHKWIDLVFGFKQRGEAAVENLNVFHNLSYAGSVDLDQIKDVNERAISAGVIHNFGQTPHQVFQKPHPPREQLKSSVKRLDTAIFSLVCLPNPLLESHERVSTLIYAPKLDRLLCASPFRLNLPPYDKYLEWGYADNSIRFFFADNRRAAGLFENLHIGQISCAAFADSKTLITAGEDCVVSVHALHTAPGKAVELIPKSSLFGHKTPVTAIAVGKAFSTFVTASSDGQAFLWDLNQLSFIRKLPLVRHVECAQIHNVSGDIMLCSGPNVLLYTLNGGLILEQNVCSDSEDYVHSCAFYEGAGNEWLENYLIFTGHRGGIVNVWRKSVVGGKWTLERLRRLDHIDYTSDKGENTAAGITCISPMPMCVYTGDDDGRVYEWNFAGRDR; this is translated from the exons ATGGCGACTCTTCCCACGCGATATCGATCGTCGACCTCGGCGTCAGCTACGGCGAGCCCGAACCCGAAATACATACAAGTCTTGCAGACGCTGCTCGATGATCTTGGCCACCAACAGACCTCTCGAAACGACGATGGCTACCCCGAAATCCCCAAGCTTGTCAAGGGCCTGCGAAACGTGGCCCAGTTGATAGCTTCCACTCCTACAGCTTCAAACCAAGATGCCTTTCGACATGCCGGCGGCTTTGAATGCATCCTCGATGTCCTCCGCAGCTTTGCGGGCTACCATGACCCGCGGAAGCGGAACCAGGCTGAGATGATGTCATTATTCAAGCTGCTCGGTGCGTTCCTAAGTGTCCTGTCAGCCGCTTTTCGAGACCACTCTGGGAACAAGAGGTTCTTCCGATATCGAGTCGCAGGGGGCGGATGGGAGGCTCTCGAACAGATTATTGCAAGCATCGGCCTGGGAGGAGCGGAACCCGACGCTTGGGTTAGCTGTCATGTTTTtggcaagctgctggcttTCTCGCTGGACGATGAAGCTTTGGACCTGCTCTGCCAGTCTACCGCAAAGGCCCTGCGTGCAGATGTCGAAACCGAGACCAGCGGGGGCGACACCCCTGAAAACGACGCCGAGGATGCAGCCGATGAGCAATGGGATCTCGTGCTTGCACGCTCTGTTGGGAATATTGGCCCGA AGCTGCTCAGAGCTGTCGTGAGCTTCTGGCGTGCCATTCCAAGGTCAGAGAATTCGCCGCCAAGCCCGTCTTCCCTCATTGTTGTAGAGACAATCCTCAGTGCAGCATCCGTCTCGATTTACAACCTTGCCGCTATCCATTCCACCGGCGTTCTCTCTCAGTTCCTCGAGGCTGCCTTTTCTCCCGAGTCCAACTTGACGCGAGCTGAGCATGAGACTGTCCTGGACTTGTGTCGATTGCTTATGCACCTTGGTGTGAACCAACCTGCCGATGTCCAGTTCCTGCTATCAGCACCGGGCCCCGAGGCGGCCAACTTTTTCCTAGAAATGACATCTAAATACACTGGCCCTCCCTTTTTTCAGTTTGACCTCTCgcttcatggccattcaTCGCTGGAACTCCCGACCCTGGGCCGCCCATTCCCCCCTCAATCCACGGCTGGATACACGTTTGCGGCGTGGATACGTGTCGACTCTTTCGACCCAACGGCGCATACCACTgtctttggcgtctttgATTCCTCCCAAACCTGTTTCGTGCTCATGTATTTGGAACGAGATACCCACAACTTTATTCTCCAGACTTCAGTCTTCTCCAATAAGCCTAGCGTGCGATTCAAGTCGGTAACGTTTCGTGAAAAGAAGTGGTATCACGTTGCCGTTGTCCATCGCCGACCAAAGACAATGTCGGCCAGCAAAGCGTCTCTCTACGTCAATGGCGAGTTTGCTGAACAAATTCGCTGCAATTACCCACAT AACAAGTACAACCCCGTCCAGGCATTCCTTGGGACACCCCGCGATCTATCGAACCAGAGCGGCTCGGGCCTCGTCTTTTCGAGATGGTCGTTAGCATCTGCCTATTTATTCGAGGATGTTCTTAGTGATGATTACATAGCAGTTCATCATGCGCTTGGCCCACGGTACCAAGGCAACTTCCAGGACACCCTAGGTGGCTTCCAGACGTACGAGGCGTCGGCCATGCTGGGCTTGCGGAATGAAATTGTTCATTCTGGTAAAGACGAGAACTCTGATATCCTCCGAGCGGTGCGTGACAAGGCAAGCTCACTATTACCGGAAGCGAAAATCCTGCTTGGTATTCTCCCGTCTGCTACCTTTCCTGAGAATGTGCAATATATTGATACAGGTGTTCTCCGCGCTCTTCCTCGCGCATCTACGCGCAATCTTTTCCGCATGTCAAGCAAAGAAGCATCTCCATTGGCCATAAACTGTGCTGTTCCAAGTCTCACGGATGCGTTGTTTAGACCACAAGGCATTGCATCCTTCCGAGGGACTCCGATTGTGGCTGTTCCCTCTTACTTTGACGAGAACCTTTGGCGTCTGGCCGGTTTTACCCCATTGGCCCTGAAGCTCCTGGAAAAGGCGACAACTGTCGAAGAGACCATTCATGCTATTGAGATCATGTTCCACTGCATCCGCCGGAATTGGAGAAATAGTGAAGCAATGGAGAGAGATAATGGATACAGCATCTTGGGCATGCTCTTGC CCTCCCAAGAGGAGCGAGAAAGCCTTGCATTCCGGATCCTTAGCCTGATACTGGGCTTTGTCGGATATAATCATGCTGAACCCATTGaatcattcatcatcaaccccTTAGCTTATCGCATCCTCCTGATCGACCTGGATATTTGGCGCAAATCAGGGCCACGCGTTCAGGAGCTCTATTATAAACAATTCGTGACCTTTGCCGTTAACAGTAAACATCATGACTTCAACAGTAGGAGGTTGATACGTATGA GAATTGTAAAGCGGCTGCTAGATGCCATGAAAGGCGAGGCCATTTCTGAAGAAGTCGTGCCGCAATTCATGGGTGCTTTCGAAGCGCTCGTGAGATCGAATCTAAGCCAAGAAGTCATGAGATCCCTGTCACTTTTCATTACGTACGCCTTTCACCTACCCGCTTCGGCAGGCTCGCGAACCCCGAGGCTGTTTTTGAACACTTCACGGTCTAGTACCCCTGGCCCCTTCAAGCGGGGGGCAGCGGATGGAGGCGACGGCAATGGTCTGTCCTATGGCACAAGAAGCGTATCGAAAAAGCAACTTGGAACCAAGGTTCTTAGCCTCTACTCTAGAATTCTGTGCGAGAAAGGCAACTTTAACAATATCAAGAAGTTTGCAAAGACGGTTACGAATAAG TGGCTGCTGTATCTACTTGCCGATGATGACTCTGAAACTGTCGTCCATGGGTGCAAAATCCTAGCTCGCCTCCTTGTTGTCCATGGATCTGCCTATACGTCAAAGTTTGCTGGTAAATCTGGCGGGTTTACGATTATGGCAAGTCGACTGAAAAGATTCTGGGATGTCCCCCCTCTATGGACAATTTGCTTCTGCATCTTGTTTGGGCAGGATGTGGCTGATGTCAACTTTGATAGCAGGGCTGACTTCCACACCCTAGCTGAAAAGTTTGACAAGCGCAAGGTTGTCTATCCTGAGTCTCTGGTTATCATCACATCGATGCTGCAGCATGGCTTAAAGGATGTGATGAAATACCAAGAAGACCCAGATTCTCCGGCAACCAATCTCTCGCCATCTCACGCATTATCTCGACCCACCTCTGCCTATGACTCTAGGCCTAGGGCGAGCTCAGATCTTGTCAGAGGTGTGGAACCTAGGT TAATACTCTCTCGAGAAAGCGTAGGGGCACATGCCGGCTTCCTAAAAAATGCTATACAAGTTTTGCGAAATCTCCATGAGCGGTCATCTGAATTCCGAGACTTTGCTCTGTCATCGGAGTGGATTCGTTTGCTTTTGGCGGCTTTGTACCCGGTCATTGTCAGCGCTGATGCTGTCACTCCTGACGTGGAACTGAACTCTCGAGACTCTGCTCTGACTTTTGAGGGCAGCGATGTCATTATTCGACCCATGGGCGGTAGCTCTATGCCAGCACCTATCGTCAGAACGACCAACATTGATCTCGTGCCATCGCCACAgtcgacgccgccaaaggGAACGCCTCTTAGAAGGGCGTCATCATTCGTTCTCCTGACTGCCCAGAAAACTGCTTCAGAGGCAAAGCTCGCCATCCCCGTGACAAAGCCTCTGCCTCAACAGCAAAAGATTattggcggcagcagcgccggtgatgccattgtgGATGGGATCACTGACTTGGTAATGCACGTCTTCATGGATCAAATATTCGTTCGCAAGGAGTTTTCGGGATTCGGTCTCTTCACCAAAATGCCTCCTGGCTTCCAGGAGCATCAGGCATACTTTGAATCGTACATCTTGAAGAGAGCGATTGCCGAGGTAACACATGTAATCCAGACGAGACGCGAGGGAATATGCGAGCCAAGGATTTTGACGAATCTTGGCCGTCTTTGTACCCATCTTTGCGAAGCAATCTTTGAAGGATGGTTCCTAAACGGAGCAGAAGCTATGATCGACTTTAATGGTATGCTCTTGGAATTTTTGCAGCGGCCCGAGATTGCGGGGTTGAAGAGCGTTCGTCTGTGCAGCCCAGCCATATCAACAATACGCAGCTGTCTCTTGAGGACTATTCTGCTCAAGCTCTCGGATTTGGACAGTCGGGAAACCTcagaggccgaggccaaggagtTTATGAACAAGCTTGCCTACTGGCAGATGTCCATTTTGGGTTGCTTAGGGGCCGATGACGAGTACCTGAAGCTGTTCTGGTATCAGCTTTATACAAAACTCATCGACGATAAAGCCTCGATCCGcggcgctgctgccaacTTTCTCCGCATCATTCTCGTGCAAAAGCCTGAAGAATCAATTGCCTTGATTCGATCGTCTTCTGCACCTGAGCAGCGGCAGATTGTTCGTGATTTTGAAAAGTTGACAGAGATAGACGACGAGTCATTTGTACTTTGGGTGGACAAGCATAGACCGGCGTTGGACATGCTCTTTTTTGGCGGCATGTCAAAGACGTGGGAAGATTTTGTCAGCGCAGAGAACCATCGCACTTTTGAGTCTGCGAAATCACGCCTGACAAAACGCAAAGACAAACTAAAGACTTGGAACATAGAAGTGGTCGGAGCGGATAGAATCCTTCTCAACCATGAAATCGGTAATAGCGcatggatgaagagcatcTACAACGCAGAGTATTTCAAGTATCAGCGTCTCATGCAAGACCAGCAAGATGATTTGGCTTTCCTCACGGCAGGCTATAGAAAGATGGAGCGAGATCTGCAGCGGCCCGGGGCCGTGTTCAGCATATCCACGGCGCCAAAGTGGAAGCTGGATCGAACAGAGGGTCGAAACCGTATGCGTCTGCGTCTTCTCCCAGACTACCCAGTTGGCGAGGACAGATATCAGCCCAAGGCCAAAGGCAGTCTGCCATCGACcagtgcttcttctgctACAACTCCTACTACTACTTCTGGAGCTACATTGAGCGCCGTCCCTGTTTCGCGAGACCCAG ATGGCGTCAATGATAACGATTCAGCGTCTCTTACCATGGAGCCTGAACCAGTCTCCGATAATCCAGAGCCTGGGCTCACGGCAGAGGATGATtttgagcttgttgatgacCCCAACGAGCCAAACGAAGGCGACGAGAATTTTGAAGACAAAAACCGCAAGGTCATGCGGCGTTTGGAGCATGGCGATCAAGTGCAGGCCGCGTACAACATATCTCGTGTCACGGGCCTCGAG TGCGCCAACGGCGACATCGTGAACGTGTGGCAAGCACCGCCAGAAGAGCGCGATCCGTTTACGCAAATCGTGACCGGTGCCAAGACGCTTGAAAAGCGGCAGAGCGCCGGCGGCCGAGAGCAAGAATCAAGACATTGGAAGTGGCAGGATGTGATTAGCGTCTCGAAACGCCGGTTCCTCTTCCGGGACGTTGCTAtcgaaatcttcttcactgACGGCCGAAGCTACCTTCTTACCACCATTAGCACTGGACTTAGAGACGGCTTATTTGCGAAGATGTCGAGTAAAGCACCGCATACCAGCGCGGCGCATGCGCTGCCCAATCCAGAAGATGCGTGGAGGTTTGATATGCTCAAGGGGTTTGAGGACTCTCCGCAAGGTCTGGGATCTCGGCTCGGCACCCTGTTTAACGCATCGCCGTGGACCTCCATCATGAAGCGGTGGCAGAGGGGAGAAATTTCCAACTTTCACTATCTCATGGTGGTAAACACCATGGCTGGGCGAACTTTTAACGATTTGACCCAGTATCCAGTCTTTCCGTGGATTCTTGCCGATTATACTAGCGAGGATCTCGACCTGGAGGATCCGAAAGTGTTTCGAGACTTGTCAAAGCCCATGGGTGCCCAGACTGTCAACCGCATTCAAGGCTTCATTGACACTTATAGTGCgcttgaagaaattggaCAGACGCCATTCCACTACGGCACCCATTACTCGTCTGCCATGATTGTCTCCTCGTATCTAATTAGACTGCCGCCCTTTGTGCAGTCTTATCTTCTTGTTCAAGGAGATAGCTTTGACCACGCAGACCGACTGTTCCAATCGATTGGCGACGCTTGGACTTCGGCATCATGTAACAACAAGACTGATGTCCGAGAACTGATTCCCGAATTCTTTTGCCTCCCCGAATTTCTGACAAACATCAACGGGTACGATTTTGGGCGTCGGCAAAGCAACGGTGTCCAGGTTAATAACGTCGAGCTGCCTCCGTGGGCCAAGGGCGACCCTAAAATCTTCATTGCCAAGCATCGCGAGGCGCTGGAGAGTCCGTACGTGAGTGAGAGCTTACACAAATGGATTGATTTGGTATTTGGCTTCAAGCAGCGAGGcgaggcggcggtggagaATCTCAATGTTTTCCACAACCTCTCCTACGCTGGCTCGGTCGACCTTGATCAAATAAAGGACGTCAACGAGAGGGCGATTTCGGCCGGTGTCATTCACAATTTCGGCCAGACGCCACACCAAGTGTTCCAAAAGCCTCACCCGCCACGAGAACAGCTCAAGTCGTCTGTTAAAAGGCTAGACacggccatcttctccttggtaTGCTTGCCGAATCCGCTGCTGGAGAGCCACGAGAGGGTTTCAACACTCATCTATGCGCCAAAGTTGGACCGCCTGCTGTGCGCCTCGCCATTCCGCCTCAACCTCCCGCCATATGACAAGTATCTGGAGTGGGGTTATGCAGATAACAGcatccgcttcttctttgccgaCAACCGCAGGGCGGCCGGTCTGTTTGAGAACCTTCACATTGGCCAGATCTCTTGCGCGGCTTTTGCCGACTCCAAGACGCTTATTACTGCAGGAGAAGACTGCGTCG